From Argopecten irradians isolate NY chromosome 3, Ai_NY, whole genome shotgun sequence:
AGAAGAGAAACAagtatcacatattttttttctggttaTTCAGTAAAAAGAGAAAAGCTGATGAAAAAGGTGCCGCTGGTGGAAAAAAAGTTAAGAAAGAAGAAACAGAGGAGGAGAAAAATCTTAAGGTAGATATGGCTTGTTCTGTAGAAGTTATTAGTTATTAAACTTTGATGACaacaaatcatatttatataaaatgtgtatagaggaaaacaattaattataatcataggaaattaaaaagaaaattgctGTTGCCAAATGAAATAACATCAGGATACATTGGTATTTGTTTgtcataatgttttattattttatgcaGGAACAAAGTCAGCTGATATGGAAATACAGAGATCTGCTCACAAACGGAGTTTCTAACAATGCTATGAAAATTATGTTACAACTAAATGGTCAAGAATTACCCACTGGCGAAAGTCGTGTAAGTTTTGTTAAATGACcgaaataattaaaattataatgaGATAGtacataaaaatgaattaaagatgctccgctgctgacaaatggtattttttcaccatcaaaaacaggagaagacgatttaatatttttctttggttacaaaagttacttactttacaccattaccaccattgaaaagtttgagcttctaattttacttcaaattaaaaatatgaaaaataattaattgcatcccgaaaaaattccgtgtcactgtATCCTATctggaatgaattactgattgcgcatgcaccaaaggcgaaataaactatttgacataattttttgtgttaattagacacatatatacacgattaaacatcaattattgttcaaatgatgaatatcatttatgctctgtcggcggtggagcatctttaaattaaagacattttgcttacagaataaaagaaaaataatagctaaatatatttgtttgcaTAATCTTTCCATGATGAATGTAAGCATTGCTCCTTTTCTGTTTAAACCTTTTCTTTTGTAGCTTCTTGTTTAAGCTCAAATCAAGATGTCATTGTCTCTTTTAGCTACTGGATGCCTGTGCTGATGCCATGGTGTTCGGAGCACTTGAACGATGTCCAGAGTGTAAAAAGGGTCAACTTGTATACTCGTAAGTCGTGATGAAATGGGGGACATACTATAGTgttaatcatatttcatataggAAAGCAGACCAGAATTTAAGAGAAAAATCtgaaattccttaacttaagcAATACTGATGAACCTGGTCCCATTGTATTTAATGAATTTGTATGATCATGGGGCAATCATAGGTATGAGCAGGTCCTGTTAACAATTGTTACATGTGAAATGTTAATAAGAAGAGTTTATTTTCAAAGAATTTGAGGGAAAATTGTAAATTTGAGTAATATATAATGGGTGCTCAAAAACATGAGAGTCTTACTCTTTTTTTTCCATAACCTGTGGCTTAAAAATGATCTTGATTGATTTTTGATGGATCCCTCTTATGATTACACCTCCTGTGTGAAAAAGTTGTATTGATACTTTTAAGAGTTCATTTTATTCTGTCGGAACATAATGAAATTAGGTCATCTTGTGAATGGAAATGTATTGATGACTTCACTTTTGCAAGcaacatttgtatgtcatttGACAGAGCTGTAGGGTACAAGTGCACTGGAAACATGACAGAGTGGACCAAATGTATGTATGTCACAAAGACGCCCAAAAGGAAAAACTTTAAAGTGCCCAAGGAATTCCATGATGTGCCATTTCTGTAAGTACCTAGCATCAGTCATAGTAAAGACTGTGCCTTGTACTTGTAAGAGTGGGATGTCAGAATAATGTGAGTTATACATAAGAATTACCCTATTGCAAAGAGTCACAAAATGAACATTTATTATCCCAAAACATTTCACACATGCTACACACTGTATACAAAggaggccttccttacatgaAACTTGAATTCTTTATATACCAACAGATAGCCAAACacttttaatgttaaaatggaGACCAAAAGTTGATTATTTGGATTCTTTACATTAAAATGGCACTAACTATTCtcaattaaaataattctttaaagatgctccaatgCTGACAGATGGTATTTTTCCTCTACCAAAAACAGGagatgatttaatatttttcttcagttacaaaagttaattactttacaccattaccaccattgaaaagtttgagcttctaattttacttcaagataaaaatattaaaattgattaattgCATGCCGAAAAAATTCccttgcgcatgcaccaaaagcaaaataaattattttatatcatatcttgtgttaatcagacatatatatacatgattaaacaccaattattgttaaagatTGTGGACcaaaacaatgtaaaaaatGTACCTGACATATATCTCAGATATTTTTACCTTGATAATAAgacatttggaaaaaaaaacacattttcaataATGCCAATAGCAAGAAGCCTTATTCAATCATATGATTTAAAACTGAATCTAAAACTACTGCCTAAATATgctcttttatctttttttttttttagcaaaaaTTTTAAGTTTGTGAAGCGAGACCGAGCATTTAGTTCTGCTGCAGTGGTAGGCTCACTAGACAGTTCTATGGACACTGTGGATTCTGGAGCTGGGTAATTATATACTGAGTCTGTTTAAAGACACAGTTGTACACAAAATCCTATTTAGAACACCTTTTCAGTGGCAAGTTTCACTTGGCGCTGAGgaagtttgttttaattttaagatGTGTAGCAAGCTCAagctttgttttaattttaagatGTGTAGCAAGCTCAAGCTCTGTATCAGACAGTTGTTGGGTATTGTCATGTTTCCTGTGCTTTTTCTTTTGGACTTCTGAACTTTCTTCATAATGTAATCCTTCGATAGCTACATGTTGATAGAATGTAAATAATTGTTAAAGAAACAAACAAcatgactttattattttatcaatgatTCAGTTGAACTTGTTTCTTGTTTTAGATCATCGTCGTCTTCACAGTCTCTGGAGGGAATGAAGTTTGTCATAGGGAAAACAGAAAAGGCCAAGGATGAAATCAGTCGAGAGATAACAAAGCTTGGAGGATTCgttgtcaacaaaatggctTCAGATGTGGCAGCTTGTATTTCTACTAAGAGTATGTTTTATAGACCAATATTATAAGTTGACAAATATGATATAGTAAGTTATTAGTTATAACAGCAACCATATAGAGAAATGTTATTAAGTTTTGTTCATATGAATTTAGCCAATCTTGACTGTTGAAAATAGCCAATCTAGCCATCTAAAGCATAGAAATATAAAAAGGACCTTGactattgttttagaaaattagGTTTAATTTTATGGAAGGATAAATTTAACTTGATACTAAGGAACCTCTTGTAGAAATACACTTCCCAacctttttaaaaacaaaagtgtTTTGATAATGACACTGAGATTTGTGTCAGAAGCAAAATCTCTCTATCCAGTTGGTTTTGAGATACTGACTGTTAATGTTTTACTCTGAAAACTTGACTTTCCTTTAGCACCATAAACGTtacatcctgaaaaaaatatttgtttatagaaTGTAAAACAGAAACAAAGTGACAAAACTAAGACAAATTTTGTTAGATATAAATGAATGTGTCGGGTTGGATAGAAATCAGCACACACTGCCAAAGCCTTAAATTCTCTTGCTAAATCTTTGATTTATTCAATATAATTTTAGTATAGATGAAATGGTTTGTACATTTTGAAGTTGCCTTCACACATTATAGAGGAAGTAGACAAGAAATCCAAGACAATCAAAGATGCAGAAAAGGCAGACATCCATGTTGTTGACGAGGGATTCCTAGACAGTGTGCAGAAAGGCGGGGCCTTGCTCATGATCCAGAGTCACTCTATTGCTCCCTGGGGTGCAGATGTaagagattttattttgttttattgatattatgcaATATTCATATTCACAGATGTTTTATAGATATTCTTGAATTATTATATTCACAGATGCTTTATAGATATTTTGGAATAATCTTATTTACAGACTTGATTTGCCATGAGAAATTTGAAATCAttgtcaaataaatattttgataaatgatagCATTAGATATAATTGAGCAGTATAGAAAGAAATGTGGATTGAAATGAGTGTGTCCCTGTTTCAGTGGgtataaagaatatttttgactTTCAGCCAACACTACGTGTGAGCTTACCTTCTTCAAGCAAGAGTGGTGAGAGGAAGAGTGGCAAGAGTTACGGAGCCTATAAAGCTGCTGCAGGTATGAAACAGGAAAGCATATAATTTAAGTTAGTTATGAGTCCTTACTGGTAGAAATACTTGGGGACATGTTTTAGGCATCAAAGACTAGCAATTCTAACAATATAGCTCAACACAATTTTTAAAGGTCATGCACTTACAGTCAATTGATACAGTCAATTGATAAGGATGTATGACTGTGTGAAAAACATTTTGTATGGAAGTAGTCCAGATACACAGCCCTGTTGTATATGACTGGGTTGTCACATTAACTTCCTAGAGCAGAACGCCTTCTGATGACTGCAATGTGTCGAGGAAACCTTGCAGACAGATACGAGGTGAACAAAACtccataattatttattatcacAGATTTCTTTTGAGGTCAAGCAAAACCTCCATAATACATTCATTATGTcagtaatatttcaaaatcctTGTTTGTCAATGGAAAAGCGCTGGAATATTACAGGTAAATGATATGCTTTGATTTGTATTATTTAGCGGAGAAGATGTATACTAAGAGTGTCCCTAAAACAATGAAGATGACGGTGAAAGGTGGCGCTGCTGTAGACCCTGATTCAGGTGAGTAGTTTTAGAAGCCTAGATATTACTGTATACCAACctatttttgtgtgtgatttaATTTCACTTATTTCTTAAGTGATCtcaaatgcaaaaataaattgctactagatcatatcaatttttttttaaatgggtaAAGTAGAATCTTGTAGGTCTAGATcgcattaattttgttttcaggAATTTGTCCAGTAAGAGATGCATTCTTActaatttattgttatatatagataatggATTCAACCTGTAGCATGTatatctggttctatctggtaAAGTTTTACATTcatcattaatattttatcCTGTTTTGTCTTTAGTCTGTTTTGTGTATTTATAGGGCTAGAGAGTTCAGCACACATCTTGGAAGACCAAGGAAACATCTATAATGCTGTTCTGGGAATGGTTGATGTTGTAAGGGGAACTAACTCTTTCTACAAAATTCAAGCCCTAGAGAAAGATGGAGGTGGGAGGTAGGTGATTTGAATATGATTATGTTTCAGGTTACTATATTTTAAAATACtaacatttataacattttatactcCTGGCAAGAATATACTGTATAGGGTTCTTCAATGTCCTCCACTTATacagttattttaaaatattaaaaggcCTAATTAGCCTGAGCAgcagacacaactttgtccggcTAAACTAcctgacagattttgataaaatttggtacagagaaccctgacataaaggggaacTGAGTAAACTATAAAGCATTCTGCAATGccccctattaatggagttattactaattAAAAGGCCTAATTAGTCCTCTAGCGACAGTTCTAGTTGAAATTGCTTCTGTATCAAAGTATTATGATTAGTATTAGAAATTGGATGTCAATGAAGATTAATTTCTGGATTCTTCTAACAGTGGCATTTCTGATTCAGTAATAGGATAAACATACTGATGCAGAAATAGTCCCAATAGATGGGAATTCTCTCAATTTCTGTTATTGTGTTCGGAACTGTTGGCTAATATTGTACGTGTTCCTTCCAGGTGGTGGCTGTTCCGATCCTGGGGAAGAGTTGGTACAACAATTGGCAGCCATAAAATTGAACAGTTTGGTTCTCGGGTTAACGCCATGAGAGCCATGGAGAATCTTTATATGGAAAAAACTGGCAATTCATGGGCAAACAGgaaaaattttgtaaaacaagcCAACAGATTCTACCCCCTGGAGATTGATTATGGTCAGGTGAGTTCTCCAATAATGATGTTTTAAACAAGTTTTATCTGTTtggatatttactgtaaacaaacttatttttgtaGGGACTTAATTTGGCATTTTAACTTTTACACAATTTATAATTTCACGATTGCAAACCTCTTTGGTAAGGGTGCGCGATATATCCAATATACCGGTATATTGCAATATTGTTCACGACGATATCATATCGCGATAAGAAAATTGGTTGCCAATATACAGCGATATTTCTGAAATTGTAATAAAAggtattttaaacatttaaactatATGTTAAATGCATATAAGTAGTTCATAAGCTCCAGTCGTGTCCAGAAGTGATAAATCATCGATTTGTATAAGATATGTAAAGTTAATGTACTTCCGGTGGAGCAAGGTTCAAAATTAACAGAAGCTAATGTTGAAAATGCTCTAATACCTGACACTTTTTAAATTAGCGTTTGAAATATGGATCAAGGACGCAAAttgtatatttaataaaaaattcaCTAGGCCGGATGCTACCGAAAGTGAGGTCGACGGGTTGTCAGATAGTCCCCTGAAAAAATCAATAACTTATCATGCAAGAAATCACATAGCAGTTGGGCtgaaaactataaaaaaaatggataCAAGATTTACTTATTGATATTGGTTACAAACTTAAATATGATGGTATTGAGTGTGTTGCCTGATGTGGTATACAATATGTAAAGAAGACAACACGGACAGAAGTTCATCATTAACTTACCATTCACTTATGCTTATGAATTTAAATTTTAGTTTTGTAGCGATTTATAACAACATCTACAGGGGTGAAGAAGCTAGGAGGCAGTATAACAACACATTAAATCAGGATGTTTGCTTTGCTTTAAATGGCTTGTAACTTTTAAACCTACAAGCATATTATTACTGGTCATTTGTAAAATGAttcaaaaaagaaatgaaacacatttttgttagtttcatgtttttatttgacACTTAATTCTGCAATATATTGCGATATATCGCAATATCATTTTACATGGCAATACTTAACCCTACTCTTTGTTTTTTCGCTAATAcctatatttaaaacattttcttcgGGATTTACTCTTTTGACGAATATGGCTGTGTTTTGTAGGATGATGAAGAGGCTGTGACCACCATTAAGGCTGGAGGAAGGTCCAAACTTCCTAAAGCTGTACAAGATCTTGTCTGTATGATATTTGATGTGGAAAGCATGAAGAAAGCCATGTTGGAATTTGAGGTTAGTAAGATAATGAACTTATAACGAAGGATTTATCTAGAGTTGATTTTAAATGACTCTCAGCTGTTGTGGATATGATTTAATGTTATAAGAATAATACAAGATTCTAATAATGTTATTTGCTATGTTGCTTAATATTAAGAATGGCTTTCAAGAATTTGAACTTGATTTACCTgaaatttaaagtcaacaaatgATGAACAGCAGAAAATATAGTAAACCATTGATAACTGTTATGACCTAAATTGCAGATTGATTTGAAGAAGATGCCACTAGGAAAGTTATCAAAGCGACAAATAGAATCTGCATATACTGTTCTTACAGAACTGACCGAGGTAAAATGTTGTTTCACTAGATGTTATAAAATAGGTATGATAGGTTTCTGTCTGGTACAAGATAGTCGAGATAACAAAACCACTATAAAACAACTCTCTCTGGTAATGGAACTATAATATCAGTTCTCAAATAATCACATGTGAATTGCTGAATGAAATTCGAAAATAAGTAGTTAATTAGTCATCCTTTGTTATAAAACTTAAAGGCTTCAAATATtcacgattttttttcttcagaaaagtATATCAACATCACTGGAGAGAAATAAAATTAGTCATGATTGCagtttatatcatatattaacTGAATTTATTTTTCATGGTAATTTAATTCATCATACATTTCCCTGTGTACCTTACCCTAAATTAGATGTTAGGAAGatttctttattcattaaaaaatgtgaaaagatAGATAATACCTATATTATTCATGAATTAGGAAGAAAAAGATAACTTTCTTTATTctcatattttgataattcCTATAACAGTGCCTTCTTTTCCATTTATCTTTGTATTAGCTGATATCTAATGGAGGCTCACAAACACAGTTCCTGGACGCTACTAACAGGTTTTACACATTGGTACCTCATGACTTTGGTATGAAGAAACCACCTCTAATTAACTCTCTAGATGTTATAAAGGTAAGAGAACACTCCACCACTCAGATTGTAGTTCTCTTTAGACGAAAGTAAGAAATTGCTAATTAAGATTAACATTTGAATCCATTACGTtggttaaaataaaaatattgttgattttgaagaaaaatttGAAGAATCAATTTAATTGGCAAGCACATCTGATGCATTTGCATTGAGTTGGAATTAAATGATACAGTGTGTAACATGAAATGTGTGAAAACTTTCATTGTTTTCGTGGTTGCTTTGAGAccacaaatataaaaacaacaaattgtttAAGATATCTTGTCACTGTTGCTTCATCGGCTAACCATGAAATTTTCTACctacaaaattatatcaaaactccaatccacaaaacaaaacaaaaaaacaaaattgcacataatatatttcatgtacAGTATTCAGAATTTAGCTAAATTCATCAagaattagttacagtagtGAATGATTGTTCAGGGGTAATGGAATGTAAGATAAGAACGGTATAGATTACACCCAAACAGTAGCTCCAGGGATGTTGTACCTTTTAAGAGTTTGTTAATGTTGTAACAGACCAAGACGGAGATGATCAATAACTTACTGGATATAGAAGTGGCCTACAGTATGCTGAAGGGAGGTGACTCTGGCGAGGATCCTGTTGATGCTCATTATAGGAAACTCAACACAGAAATTGAGGTATTCCACTTGAACATTGTCCGAGttattcatttaaacatattatttgtctacattcaaatttaaaaacTCTATGAATCGTTGTTAGTAAATATCTGGCATCTTTGAAGCTGTTGATGCGATCATTTTAGAGTTTGATGTCGTAAAGCATGGTTATCATCAAAGcttcattttatcattattatttcagCATTTAGACCTGAAGTCTGAAGAGTGCCAGAGACTTTTGGACTATGTAAAGAATACTCACGCTTCAACCCATAACCAGTATGACCTTGAAGTGCTTGATGTAAGTTCATTACTGCACGACACAATAATTCTGAATCCAAACTAATTTAAGGGATGTTTTTGCAACCAATATTTAATTTGGAATGCTAGACAAATTATTACTAGAGCTTTAAAAATTCTGATTATACCAACATTTTCGAAAAAGatttgttgtcatggtaaaaaaataaaggtctctgatttgttgaaattttaaatgtagttagaaaaagataaaaattagTATGCAGAGGTTTAATATAAGGGATACCAAACACAATGGTGATTTTTGCAAGGATCTATTGCCATGGTATTACAAAATGGAAGTCTCTTATTGTCAAGAGTTAAGATGtcagaaaaaaagataaaaaaaatgttacatacagtacctgaaccgtttaacgttcccaaatttgcgtttcgtttgcgtttgcgttatttccgttagcaatcgttagcgttagcaatcgtttatcgttaatcgttatcgtttgcgttagcaatcgttaatcgttagttgcgtttataatcgtttgcgttagaaatcgtttgcgttaatcgttagcaggatccacttccgctaacgttaaccactaaaaat
This genomic window contains:
- the LOC138318387 gene encoding poly [ADP-ribose] polymerase 1-like — translated: MADERDLPFKCEYAKSGRSSCKACSGSIAKDSLRLAIMVQSPMFDGKIPNWFHFACFWKRARVEDANHIHGFDALRWEDQEKIKEKVGGGGGGGGDAGGAGAAGDYETEYAKSGRSGCRGCGDKIAQGAVRIAIKDFESERAKLYGPQNLWYHVDCFVSDREDLDFTTDKNPETIKGFKKLKKEDQLELLTKLGKGEKSKKRKADEKGAAGGKKVKKEETEEEKNLKEQSQLIWKYRDLLTNGVSNNAMKIMLQLNGQELPTGESRLLDACADAMVFGALERCPECKKGQLVYSAVGYKCTGNMTEWTKCMYVTKTPKRKNFKVPKEFHDVPFLKNFKFVKRDRAFSSAAVVGSLDSSMDTVDSGAGSSSSSQSLEGMKFVIGKTEKAKDEISREITKLGGFVVNKMASDVAACISTKKEVDKKSKTIKDAEKADIHVVDEGFLDSVQKGGALLMIQSHSIAPWGADPTLRVSLPSSSKSGERKSGKSYGAYKAAAAEKMYTKSVPKTMKMTVKGGAAVDPDSGLESSAHILEDQGNIYNAVLGMVDVVRGTNSFYKIQALEKDGGGRWWLFRSWGRVGTTIGSHKIEQFGSRVNAMRAMENLYMEKTGNSWANRKNFVKQANRFYPLEIDYGQDDEEAVTTIKAGGRSKLPKAVQDLVCMIFDVESMKKAMLEFEIDLKKMPLGKLSKRQIESAYTVLTELTELISNGGSQTQFLDATNRFYTLVPHDFGMKKPPLINSLDVIKTKTEMINNLLDIEVAYSMLKGGDSGEDPVDAHYRKLNTEIEHLDLKSEECQRLLDYVKNTHASTHNQYDLEVLDVFQIIRDGEKARYSPFRDLPNRQLLWHGSRTTNYAGILSQGLRIAPPEAPVTGYMFGKGVYFADMVSKSANYCRTSKNDPVGIMLLCEVALGNMYERFGADYINKLPKGKHSCKGVGMTCPDPTGSHTLPDGTVIPMGKGIASTQGRSSLLYNEFIVYDVAQINMKYLLKVNFKHKW